DNA from Archaeoglobus veneficus SNP6:
GCGATGACGAAGAAACACCCCTCCTCGACGACGTCAAGGATCTCCTCAGTGATAGGGAGGTCGAGTACTCCGACTTCCCGACCCTCAGGATCTCCGGACCTGTCGATGCGTACGGGAACAACTACCAGGCCTACTGGAAGAATGCGTACGGCAGTGTTAAGGGATTAGTTCTGCCCGTGGACTTCGTGAGCGGGATTCTCGATGAGGATGTGTTAAAATATCTCCCGGATGAGAGATACCTGCTCTTCGTCGAGAACTTGGATATCAAGGCCGAAAAGACAACGATAAAAGAGATTAGAGAGAACCCAGAAAGGTATTACGGGAAGGTTGTCGAGCTTGACGTCACCGGGATTGGTGTGACAAAGAGTGCGAAGGAGATGCTCTCCACGGTCTTCCCGGCGGCTGCCGCATCACCCGTTGACGTGTACCTCGTCCTCTACGGATTCTTCCAGGATGTACCGACCAAGGAGACGTCGATTCCCGCGTTTGGAGTCTCTTCAAACCCCAACGCCATAAGCATGGAGGATCATCCGGACGGCCACTACAGGGTCAAGTGTAGGGTGCTCATCCTCAAGGAGTTGGACGACAACATGCCCAAGGAGCCTGTGCTGATAATCTTCGAGGCTATGAGGATTGATCGGGACGAAACGCCAATCGATGAAACTGGGAAGAACTTGCTTCTTGGCTATGTTGACATGCTGAAGAGTTATGTGCTCGGGGAAGAGCATAAAGAAGGGGAACATGAAGAAAAGCCCACACCGACTGAAACTCCCGAATCGACGATAGTGCCAACCCCGACACCTACACCCAAGTCCGAAGGAGGACAGACAAACCTCAGCTCGCTGACCGTGGACATCACTCCCGATAAAATAACCGCAAGTCCCGGAGATAGCATAAACCTGAGACTTAAGGTCGATTGGGAGCCAGAGGACTGGAAAGGACAGGCAAACGTTATAATCGTGCTCTCTGCCGCTGGTTTCGAAAAGAAGTACGAGTTGCCAGGCGTTTACCTTGAGAATCCGCCGATTGAGAACGAGTTCAGCTACACACTGCCGGACAACCTGCCGCCGCTGACGTACAAGGCAAAGATCATCGTCGAGGCTGGAGGGAAGGAGGCCGAAGACAGCGTTGATATAACAATCCCCGCTGGAAAGACTCCGGGATTCGAGGTGCTGACAGCGATTGCCGCGGTGGGTGCTGCGTGCTTGCGGAGGTTTAGGAGTTAATCCTGCATTTTTTATTCCCGTTATGCTTTATTCGATGAGGTGAATAGAAAGATATAAGTGCTTATTCGACACATCAAATGCGAGGTTGGGGCCTGCAGGCCTTAGCCTCGTTATAACACCTCCGCGGGCGTCGGGGCGTCCCCCTCACGCACAAGCGTGCCTTCGGTCACCGGAGGGGCGCCCGCAATAAAAACTATTTCTCAAAAATGTAAAAATTAAGAAGAGTAGTTGTCATTTCCGCCCCTCAGCCACTTCAGGTACATCTCCGCAACCTCGATTACTTTGCTCGCGGTAACAACAGGATCCTTGATGGCCGTTGCCGTTGCCAGAGCGACAGTCTCCCTCGCCACTCTCAGAGCGATCTGCCTTGCGATGCGCTCCTGCTTCTCCCTGTACATCTTCTCTATCCTTGCTTCCCTGTCGTTTTCCGGAATAGTATTTACCTGCTGCACGGGCTCCACCCCGTAACCAGATCCGTCGTTCTGACTAATAGCGGTTGGGAGCGATGCGAAAGTGTTGAAATCGCAATGATTTTATAATGATTTTATAAAACCAAAAATAAGTAGGTTTAAGTAGGTGGTTGATTTTTCGAGTGTTATGAAAGTGAGAGGGGAACTGAACAAAAAGTCTGTCTCCGGCTCCGGGCACTCTTCTTTTGGTTCAAATCCGTTTTACGACACTCTTTTTGAGTTATGATGCTGGTTCAAGGGTTTTGATGCCTGTTGTGGATTTATACAGCAAAAAAGTTGCTGCTGGATGCTAAGTAACTACGATGTAAACAAGTTAAGCAGTTCTAGCAGTTCTGTAGCAGGTTAGTATTTAAACGTTGAAAAAGTGGGGTGGGGTTAGTGCAGCTCTTTGTCCTCCGAAGTATCCAACGGCAAAGTAGAGCTTTGAAATAATGGTAGCATGTCCTTAAATTACTGTCTTTTCCACAAGGATCATCTGCTTTGATGGATCATGCTTTCTAAAAGAAATTATCAAAGTCGAGGTTTCGTAACCCTCTATGGCTTCACAGGGTTTTTTATACACCAATAATCGGACGACCTGAGAATCGTCCACAAACAGATATGGACTGCTAGGATCTTGTTTATCTTTCTTAAGAGTGTCTAAAACAATTTTGGAGATATTGTCTACATCCTGGTTCTTGACTCTTGACTTTGGAACAAAAGCGACAATCGCAACATCTAACTGTGCTTTTCTTATCTCTTCAAACAAGGGGTTCTCCATCCAACTTTTTAAATTGGTCTTTATCTCTTTGATTATCTCTTTTTTAGTCTTGTTTGAGGTTTTAATAACAATTAGATCACTGAATGATCCTTGAGCCCCCCTCTAGGACCAAAACATTATGTGGATT
Protein-coding regions in this window:
- a CDS encoding carboxypeptidase-like regulatory domain-containing protein, giving the protein MLKNLATCWILLTAMLFLLTPASAQGALKISAPSEAYVGDPVEITVTDLFGNPVEDVTVYVNAQEIGKTDSNGKITYTFDSEGIYILTATKLGYLPAASVSISVEAQSTTPEETQTETPVTTPEQEIEVLEGAVIPVSIVSDSVVFQFESATRQKFSVSPTAFFTDGRTNAVLIGDISDSGCYRIEGVVKGEVNVNGKNWKVISVEDYEKLSTQSVSLETLKERASDYVAKEVIVNAYLRETPFEVGYAYVPGVDVYPGSLSDDEETPLLDDVKDLLSDREVEYSDFPTLRISGPVDAYGNNYQAYWKNAYGSVKGLVLPVDFVSGILDEDVLKYLPDERYLLFVENLDIKAEKTTIKEIRENPERYYGKVVELDVTGIGVTKSAKEMLSTVFPAAAASPVDVYLVLYGFFQDVPTKETSIPAFGVSSNPNAISMEDHPDGHYRVKCRVLILKELDDNMPKEPVLIIFEAMRIDRDETPIDETGKNLLLGYVDMLKSYVLGEEHKEGEHEEKPTPTETPESTIVPTPTPTPKSEGGQTNLSSLTVDITPDKITASPGDSINLRLKVDWEPEDWKGQANVIIVLSAAGFEKKYELPGVYLENPPIENEFSYTLPDNLPPLTYKAKIIVEAGGKEAEDSVDITIPAGKTPGFEVLTAIAAVGAACLRRFRS
- a CDS encoding RusA family crossover junction endodeoxyribonuclease — translated: MVIKTSNKTKKEIIKEIKTNLKSWMENPLFEEIRKAQLDVAIVAFVPKSRVKNQDVDNISKIVLDTLKKDKQDPSSPYLFVDDSQVVRLLVYKKPCEAIEGYETSTLIISFRKHDPSKQMILVEKTVI